GCCAATTCTTTCTCTAACATGCGAGCTTTTTCGCGCAGGGAGATAATGTATGTTCTCGGTATGGTGCACTTGCGGGCGGAATCGTAGTATACGCACTTGGCGTTACTGCGTTCGCATGGGGAACATCTCGGAATACCTGGATCGCACCTAGATTTTCGCTTCGTAACCCTTAGCTTAGGAACGAGAAATTCGACAGGCGGGGTAGATGaaagatgatgattgatgaattCTCGAAAAGGAACGTACCTGTCGGCACCTGGTACACGCTGTCAATGTATGCGCAATCCGTCCGTCGGGGGCGTCTCCTGTCTGCTGTGAAGATTTGATGGATGGCTCCTTCCACGGATTTTTAAATCGTGGATGTGATTCCAGCGGACTCGAATGTGTGGCCATGATCATGCGTCGGGTAAACAGCCCACGAGCCGTTGCGCACGTTCAAAGGGATTCCGAGTCACAAAGCGCTACGCAATACAGCTTCCATGCCTTCACATGAAGCTGCCCTTGTGAGGGGTTCTAGAGTTTAAGTTAGACCCACAGTAACAATTGATGTTTCGAGCACCAGCAGGATAATGTTGACGACAGAGCACGGTCGACATATTCAGGGTTCATCTGCAAGGAGGCGTAGGCGGCAGCACCCGGAGGAAACCATCAGTCTGTAGCGTTAAATCGGAGCACTCGTAACTGGTCTCAAACGCTCGCAAAGGATTAATTCTATTATTTGGTACGCTCAGCGGACACAGTATATATTTTGATCCTCCGATGCAAGGAAGAGGGGCGTAGTGGTACCTCCTCGGTCCAGATCCCACAGAGGCGCTAAGTCAAGTGATGAGCCAACGACTAGGGACTCAGCAGGGAGCTACGCACCTGCGGGAGGTAACATTAACCATTTCTTTTATTCCACCCACCCCGACGCTCAAGATCACTACACTCCAAGGTGTATCTACGTGCACTTGTTGCATCATTATTTCGATATCCAATAGCACATTACCAGAATCATTTCTGCTTTTGCTAAGGGCTTCTGAATCAACCAAATATACCGTATTTAATTCCCCATAGCTGTAGGTTGCGGGGAGGTCATTCAATACCTAGAGACGACGAGGTTCTGATCCTTACCCAGCAACCGTGGTCGCCGATAAGGAAGTTTGGATCATTCAAAACTGTGGGCGAAGGGCTGCTGGAAGGTATTACTTAGCTCCAGCCACTGCACAAATGGCGTGCTCTACACAGCAAAGGGGTTGCTCTGAGGAGACTATGCTATATGCCAAGCatgttgctgttgatgcAGCAAGTCTTCTGATTGAAAcatcgactgcgactgcgactaTACACTTCTCTGATTGCTTGTCTCTGACGGTTTATCACGAAAGGCATTGTTACTAAACAACGGCAAGCGTTGCTCAAGTTTTTACAACTTGGGGCTTGCTGAATCGGGCAGAAATCTGATCCTGGTGAAGTCATATATACTGCGATCCACACTGTAATGCTCTTTCAGTGATTAGCTTATACTTTTTTGCCTGTCCTGCTCCCGTCTCTCGGGAGATCACATGATGGTTGATATGAGGATTCTACTTGTCTTCAATTGCTTAACTTGGTTAACCAACTACTTAACATAAGAACAGATTATTCTGTCATTGCGCTCCGGTTCCGTGACTAAGCAAATTGCGGAGGTTCTCAAAGCCTTGAGCGGGAGCAAACAACTTTTCAACTATGTTCCTTGATGCCGCTGTGATGGGGATGGATTTGCTCGCATTCTTTCTTGAGCAAGCTACCATGTTCCAGCCTTCACTACAACAAGTGACTGGTCGGGTACTACTGAATTGAAGGCATCAAAAATACTGATAAACTTCGCTAGATGTGGAAACAGACTTTCAGGGCAGACATACTTATTGGATCCTGATCCATTTTGGAAATATAGGGAAGGATGGCGCTAGGGGGACCGATAAGTCTGTGGCCCGCTATATTCACGTTCTGACCGAGGTGTTTTAGCTGGCCAAACTAGTGCCTAACTCATATCTCTTTGACGTCAACGAGGGATTCGAAAACTCTTATTGAGGCCCTCAAGCATCAGAAACCCGAGTCTGCAGGGCCAAGTAAATTTTCTGCAGATAATTATCGGAATTGGATCGCAAACGACAACCAACCAAGACCAAGGTTGAAACCTGTGTAAGTTGACAGGCGTAAGGTGTGTATAGCAGAGGCGTGTTGGATATGCATATGCACTATAGACAAGGGGTGCAATTGCAGCTGTTGGCATTGATCTCTTGTTTCCGGACATCCGAAAATACCGTAGTCAAGAGAACCAGGATGGTACCAGCCGTCTATGTTGAAGCTTCTTAACTGGGAACAGGACTCGTTGTCTAAAAGGGATGCCTGGGGAAGGATATGCATATGCGTTGGTCTGTGGCATGCATCTAAAGCTCAGTACGAAGCCCCCGAATCCTGCTgtatcatcttcctcgaggCGCCTGTAGTATTCGCGGAAGGAGAATTAGGACAATTACTCTTGTATTCGATTGTCCCCAAAGCGGCAGAGCTCTCCATTACTGAAGAGATAAGCTGCTGAGCATGGTGGAGAGGGTACGGAGCACGGAAGGTGGGGTGTCCTTAAAGAGGTGGGGAAAAAACGAAACCcagcggaagaggaagagccaaATCAGCCTAGAAAGAAGATCAGCAGAATATGGATTTCTTCCACTTCCACCATCTATCATATCTACAACGGCGTATCAACTGCTCACACTACCTCCTTTACCCGCGGCATAACGGTCATGGTGCTTTGTTGGATGTACACCACTGCAGGCTGACCCAGTTGGTGGCATGAACTTTTCAATTGGGTACCCCTTTGGTCGAGGTAACCAGGTTCATTTACCGCTTTGCTATTGCCTAAACCTATCCCTTTCTTATCTCCTCAGAATACCCCAATTAGTGACTTGCAACGCGGAGCATATCCGCTACTTTACTTCCCCCATTGATAACCTCGTGAATTGTCGGTAAATATAACTAATATTTTACAGGATATGGTAGTCGGCTTTTCTTGACATTGGCATCGATAATCTACTCTTCTGAATCTCTTGCTATTATTACAAAGGTTCTTCGTCAAGTACATCGTCACGAAAAGCAAACGAGATCCACTGGGACCGAATGTTTTGCTGAGAACAGTCTGTCACAGCAAATAATGATCGATCCGTGGTACTTCTGTCATCTCTTTTGAATTCCTTTTTCCCAAAGTCATTATTATAGTAGATGAATCAGCCTTTATTTTGATCTTCTTTCGATCGCGCTCCTCGCTTGCAAGATTTCTGATTGCTTCGACAGACCACATTTCAGAACCATCGTTTCTTAATCTTACATGTTGCACACATTTCACATGAATCTCAGCCACTTTCTGTTCCCATTCGGTATGCACCTGGTGGTTTCAGACGTGTCATACTCTGTTGCAATCTTCTTCCCAATCCTCTGACATGCTGCCCAGGTAATACTATGCTAGAATGTCGGCAAGCTCAATTTTAGACAAACCGCTTCTCAAAGTTAGTCGGCCGGTTGCCGCTTGCTCAAGATGCCGAACCGCGAAAATTAAATGCGATGGGAAACTTCCTGCCTGCTCCGCGTGTGAACGAGTAGGGAAGGCGAGCACCTGCTCTGGCGCCAGTGACGAGTTTGccagaggaaaagagagaagtTATGTAGCATCCTTGGAGGGGTACTGTGAGCGACTTGAAAAACAGATTGCAAGCCTGCGGTATCGCAAGGAATCTTCATCAACGGATGAAAGAGGGACTGTCCGGGAAAGCTCTATCActtcggcttcatcttcggaTTGTGTCGCTCAATCACATCGCAAAGAGGTTTCCGACATTGACGACTTAGTTGGGGATTTTGGCTTTTTGTCCGTTCATGTTCGATCTGCCGTCGTTGTTTCGTTGCTGACCAGCTGTTCTAGGTCGGTCAATGCCACCTCACGAGATTTCCACGGTATTACTTCGAGCACGTCTTTCGCAAATCTTCTACTATCATTGGCAATTGCCGAGCCGCTGCCAAAATTATCATCGCAGTCATTACCCTCACGCCATGAAATAACACCTCTCTTGCGCCATTATTTCGACAACCTATACACACAGCTGCCTTTCTTCGTCGAGACAAGTTTTTGGACGTCTGTAGATGCTGTATATCAGTCCGGTGGTCGTTTCGCCAAGCCATTTGATCATTGGATTTTACGTCTTGTCTTAGCCATCTCGTCTGCTTCGACGTCGTATCAGCCTGGCGACAGAGATCATCAAAGGGCATTATCTTTGATTTCCGGGGCGCTGAAATACGCCGAAGAAGTTCTTCGCCCAGGATCCGTGGTTGGCATTCAGGGGATACTGTTGCTTGCCCAGTATTCCTTTTTCGACCCTAACCACTTTCGTAGTTGGTATCTTGTAGGAACGGCCGTCCGAGCAATGGTCGACCTTGGCTTGCATCAAGACCCTCCTTTGGAAGAGCTGTCTACTCCTGATCGTTTAGATATTCGTCGGATTGTTTATCATTGCGTCTACTGCTTGGATAGGTTTGTGTCTCCACTTCATTCTGATACGAGCTCAATTTTACTGATTTGGTTGAGAAAAGGGGTGTAAGCACCGCTTTGGAGAGAACAATTTCCTTCTCCGATGCGTCTGTCAATGTTGCTTTACCCTCAGTTACCACAGCACCTGGCTTTGCTCTTGCAGATGCAAGCGAGATCTTTTTGCACAGTGCGCAACCTGCTTGGCATATAATCCAAATTCGGCAAATACTGTCCATTGCATATCATAATAAGTATGAATACGAAAATGAGGCAACCCTCCCAAAAGCGACCTCGCCATGGACCCTGTGCTACAAAGCCCAGGAATGGCTGGAGAATGCTCCTCGGAACACTTCAGGGCCTTTCAACATTATTTATGCACTGGAGAACCTTTACACGACTGTCATCATTTTGGCGCCCATGCATCGATATGTTGGGACATCTGACTATTCGAAAGTTCTATTATTTGAGCGTTGCATGGATTACATCCGCAAACTCCACCAGATTTTGGAAGCACCGAGCTTGGTGCCACTGATGACATATCTTGACATTCAACGAGCATACCAGGTCAGTAGCTGGATTCTCGACCTCTTGGACCGACATTCAGATCTCGTCCTGAACCGCTCGGTGCCACCGCTTCCCAACGTCCCTTGTGAGACACCAGAACCACCCGGGATCGACAATAAGGACCGCGTGAACTGTCACGCACGAGCGAGCGTATGCCTGGATTATACCCAGGATCTCCTCCAATACTGCCTTAGAAAATGGGGAATCGCAACGCTTCTTGACACATTCCAGACAATTTCAGCGTCTGCTCGAAAAGGGCTCATGCACTCACCCGCGATTTACATTCCAGGTGCAGGGCCTTATGTGACCGGACCACCCTTGCACCCATCTGCGGATGGTGGATATCCTGGctatcatcatggccattATGGTCTCTGAACGAATCATAGAGCTGAATATTAGTCCACTAAACAAATGATTCTACCCATTGAAGTCCTTGTCGTCCTTCAGAGAAGGATGCCGAGGACAGACATGTTAGCAGCTGAGTGCGAGTTAATCTGTATTCATGCACTCTAGGCTGCAGATATGCGCCTAGTTTGGAGCCTGTAGATACTTCGGCATCGAACTGCATGGCATCGAGACGATGGTTCGTCCGTTTCACCATTTTTGCGCATTGCCTGATAGGGGACAGGAGTGGAAAGATTGACCGCTATCATTTATATTTTGGTGTGCATGGGAAATCACGTTTTCTAcattgtacagagtacttacACCTGCTTTTCTGATCCCACTTTATACATTTGGAAACTCGACGGAAGGGATACCTGCAATTGGCCATAACATTGGGCTGAATAAGAGGTACCAGAGGTATTATGGAGTAGTACGCAGCGTTTGCACAGTGTGGACTGTGGGCAGATTGACTCTTGACGTCAGACTGATGATCCACACAAAGCTCTAGTACAACTTTGTCCGGACCTTGACCAAGCCATCGCGGAAGGATTCCCAGCGCGTCGAAACCTGCTCGGGATGGCGAACACACCACGTAGCACATTCAATGGAGCTATGATTTCATATTGTGTCTCCTTGTAAACCTCAAAACTCTACACTAGGTCGATAATTTTGCGCTTTGTGCTAATCAGCCACGAAGACGATGTTCAGTGCCAAGCCTTCTGGACTCAAGGTTACTGGGTCAAGCCGCAAAGTGGGTACGCCCAACGCCAAGTCCCTCCAACAAGAGCGCAGAGGCTTGCTTCACTTTTCTTCCTGTCTTGTGGGCTGTAAACTGGGGACCGATGCAGATGGGAAATTAGCATTGGATAGCTGACTTTGGCTCTACAATGGACAACTTTCTTATGGGAATATAAGATGAATTGTCAAGACTCGATGGCTAGCGAAGTAGAACCCAAGCTTGTCGTCATGCTGTGAACTTTATTGAGCCGGTAATAACAGATGGTTCCTTGATCATAACCTCATAACCTAGTACAGATGAGGGTTTGCGTCCTTGGATTAGTCGCCCCTGCCCATTGATCGAACTGATTGTCTTCAGCCAAGACCATGTATGAGCTCATATTCGCCGGAACTCATATGCACATGCTGAACCAACTTTCAAGAAAAGAACAATAATGCTTACAGAGAGGCTTCTCTTACGTATCTTGCTCAGGAACCCGACCAAAATGCAAAAGTAAGGTACCTCCGCCCGGGCACCTCAGGTACTCCCTCCCTACACTTCGTAGCTCTCCCCCAGTGCATACAGACAACCCACGACACGGTGACGTCAAGCATCCACGGAAGGGTTGCAGCCCGCTATCAGTAACGGTCATAATCAATGTCACCCACGAGCaactttctctcctcttttttGTCTCCCTTGATCTGAGATTAGTTTTCTACAAACTATTTAAATAAGGTCACCACAATCCATCGATTTCTAGGCACTTTTGGCCTCGTCGCCTTTGATCCATAGCTGTTCTGTCTACCTTCCCACTGATCATTCATACCTCAACTGAACACACATTCCTCTCCCCTTTCGCGTCCTCCATTCCGGTGATACCCCTGTGACGCGATCTTCGTTATCCGTTTCGTTTCTCGTGCACTTCATTCTGTCTGTCTGGATACTACTCGTCTTCCCTCTTTCCCGAAGAATAAAAGCTTAGCGGAGCTTATCTATCCCTTTCTCAAGTGACCATCGAGGTCTCTTGTGGCGGTCAATAATCTATCTCGAATTGTCTGATTGTCATTGTCGGTCGCAAGTCATCCATTAGCGGTGCCAACAGACCACAACATGCCGTCTAGAACTGTCAATCGTCCTATGGACACTAAGCAAAAGGAAAAGGTACGCATATCAATACAACCCTATACTTCCGACGAAGGGCTCTGACAGTGATTTTGCTCCAGGACATCAACCAGAAGTTGCAGTTGTTCGGGATATATCAAGGTAAGATGAAATAGGAGCACTTATACTTCAGCAATTGTTTCAAGCTAACGGACCATGCAGCTT
The Aspergillus fumigatus Af293 chromosome 4, whole genome shotgun sequence DNA segment above includes these coding regions:
- a CDS encoding Zn(II)2Cys6 transcription factor codes for the protein MSASSILDKPLLKVSRPVAACSRCRTAKIKCDGKLPACSACERVGKASTCSGASDEFARGKERSYVASLEGYCERLEKQIASLRYRKESSSTDERGTVRESSITSASSSDCVAQSHRKEVSDIDDLVGDFGFLSVNATSRDFHGITSSTSFANLLLSLAIAEPLPKLSSQSLPSRHEITPLLRHYFDNLYTQLPFFVETSFWTSVDAVYQSGGRFAKPFDHWILRLVLAISSASTSYQPGDRDHQRALSLISGALKYAEEVLRPGSVVGIQGILLLAQYSFFDPNHFRSWYLVGTAVRAMVDLGLHQDPPLEELSTPDRLDIRRIVYHCVYCLDRGVSTALERTISFSDASVNVALPSVTTAPGFALADASEIFLHSAQPAWHIIQIRQILSIAYHNKYEYENEATLPKATSPWTLCYKAQEWLENAPRNTSGPFNIIYALENLYTTVIILAPMHRYVGTSDYSKVLLFERCMDYIRKLHQILEAPSLVPLMTYLDIQRAYQVSSWILDLLDRHSDLVLNRSVPPLPNVPCETPEPPGIDNKDRVNCHARASVCLDYTQDLLQYCLRKWGIATLLDTFQTISASARKGLMHSPAIYIPGAGPYVTGPPLHPSADGGYPGYHHGHYGL